The Salvia splendens isolate huo1 chromosome 21, SspV2, whole genome shotgun sequence genome includes a window with the following:
- the LOC121784001 gene encoding dof zinc finger protein DOF5.7-like has translation MPPAGRDETPTSTHRKTARPQEPSLRCPRCDSPNTKFCYYNNYSLTQPRHFCKTCRRYWTKGGALRSVPIGGSCRKSKKSRTSPPPSAAGDDASDGLKFFKGVAPAMDFQLNFPATSLLNSHFDNSSNISTAISLNPCYAFEIPPAAPLIGFDLSGNNNSPNPELGFRSSLASSMESLSCINQDLHWKLQKQRLAMLSPSDNNNNQKTVKPQPILFQDLEVPIKAPRKIDDGGNLSTEWFFDNSSYSYGGNAAATSNGVNGDNGSHWSSGIQAWSDLSHYSSIP, from the coding sequence ATGCCACCCGCCGGAAGAGACGAAACCCCAACCTCCACTCACCGGAAAACCGCCCGCCCCCAAGAGCCATCCCTCCGCTGCCCCCGCTGCGATTCTCCCAACACCAAATTCTGCTACTACAACAACTACAGCCTCACCCAGCCCCGCCACTTCTGCAAGACCTGCCGCCGCTACTGGACCAAAGGCGGCGCCCTCCGCAGCGTCCCCATCGGCGGCAGCTGCCGCAAAAGCAAGAAATCCAGGACCTCCCCGCCGCCCTCCGCCGCCGGCGACGACGCCTCAGACGGATTGAAATTCTTCAAGGGCGTCGCACCCGCCATGGACTTCCAGCTCAATTTTCCCGCCACCTCTCTTCTCAACAGCCACTTCGACAATTCATCGAACATCTCCACTGCAATCTCACTAAACCCTTGCTACGCCTTCGAAATTCCTCCTGCTGCTCCGTTAATCGGATTCGATCTCTCCGGAAACAACAACTCTCCGAATCCAGAATTGGGGTTTCGTAGCAGCCTCGCTTCATCCATGGAATCACTGAGCTGTATCAACCAAGACCTTCACTGGAAGCTGCAGAAGCAGAGATTGGCGATGCTTTCACCTTccgataataataataatcagaAAACCGTGAAACCGCAGCCAATTTTGTTTCAGGATCTGGAGGTTCCGATCAAAGCGCCGAGGAAAATTGACGACGGTGGAAATCTTTCAACGGAGTGGTTTTTCGACAATTCTTCTTATTCTTATGGTGGAAATGCAGCAGCGACGAGTAACGGCGTTAATGGTGATAACGGAAGCCACTGGAGCAGTGGAATTCAGGCATGGAGTGATTTATCACACTATTCTTCAATTCCTTGA
- the LOC121784362 gene encoding uncharacterized protein LOC121784362: MKNPTERGNSGWEMERDIVIQLGILMLTLAIFYLLLLHTLPKRSKSRTNNQAHRHFIAGAQLLARARSTKTKSFSFTLAKSALDEADKALALDPRDPAAHILKAMAQTLMGHKAPALKSLDVALSPPAAKALSHREKGDALVRRADLLIGLNRKRRVDSALADLEEAVGLSPDNSRGFLFVGPLL, from the coding sequence atgaaaaacCCTACTGAGAGAGGCAATAGTGGTTGGGAGATGGAGAGAGACATAGTAATCCAATTGGGAATCCTAATGTTAACCCTCGCCATCTTctacctcctcctcctccacaccCTCCCCAAACGCTCCAAATCCCGCACCAACAACCAAGCCCACCGCCACTTCATCGCGGGGGCCCAGCTCCTCGCCCGAGCCCGATCCACCAAGACCAAGTCCTTCTCCTTCACCCTCGCCAAGTCCGCCCTCGACGAGGCCGACAAGGCCCTCGCCCTCGACCCCCGCGACCCCGCCGCCCACATCCTCAAGGCCATGGCCCAGACCCTCATGGGCCACAAGGCCCCCGCCCTCAAGTCGCTCGATGTCGCCCTCTCGCCGCCGGCCGCCAAGGCCCTTTCCCACAGGGAGAAGGGCGACGCGCTCGTCAGACGGGCCGACCTCCTCATCGGGCTGAACCGGAAGAGGCGGGTCGATTCTGCCCTTGCGGATTTGGAAGAAGCGGTCGGGCTCAGCCCGGATAATTCTCGTGGCTTTTTGTTTGTTGGGCCATTGTTATGA